In Trichocoleus desertorum NBK24, the following are encoded in one genomic region:
- a CDS encoding ISH3 family transposase, with protein MTTYPSSLSPAPALTDEGTLEAALDCLLESVPLNMKGGYTPQDLFEILLRAASRGDSIEHTAQRLQGTPSGNGIRYHLDKLDEMATLESQLNAALQSRIPPKICRRQHRIAIDLHLIPYYGNPSEVEAPYIYRSQAKAGTTSFFAYATVYVVCRHKRVTLGIHAVHRQETLVATLTYLLARLSPLRVRVKRLYLDRGFYSVPVIRWLKALQIPFLMPAVIRGKTGGTRQLLRGRRSYQTPYTLNSPQYGSVSCQMRVICNYYKGLKGKHGIQYTVYVLHRVKVALHQTHRHYRDRFGIETSYRIKNQCRIRTTSKNPVTRFLFVALAFVLVNLWVYLLWFFISWTQRGGRVVYRELFALKTMLEFLSQAVERHFPVITAIYLPALE; from the coding sequence ATGACGACCTACCCATCTTCATTATCTCCTGCTCCCGCTCTGACCGATGAAGGGACACTGGAAGCTGCCCTTGATTGTCTACTCGAGTCTGTTCCACTGAACATGAAAGGCGGATACACCCCCCAAGACCTATTCGAGATCCTGCTGCGGGCTGCCAGCCGAGGCGATAGCATCGAACACACGGCTCAACGCTTGCAAGGTACACCCAGTGGTAATGGTATCCGCTATCACTTGGATAAGTTGGATGAGATGGCCACACTGGAGAGCCAACTCAATGCGGCTCTGCAAAGCCGAATTCCACCCAAGATTTGCAGAAGGCAGCATCGCATTGCCATCGATTTACACTTAATTCCCTACTACGGCAACCCAAGTGAGGTGGAGGCTCCCTACATCTACCGCTCTCAAGCTAAAGCTGGAACTACCTCATTCTTCGCCTATGCCACAGTCTATGTTGTCTGTCGTCACAAACGTGTGACCCTAGGGATTCATGCAGTGCATCGTCAAGAAACCTTAGTGGCGACCCTGACTTATTTGCTCGCAAGGTTGAGTCCGCTGCGAGTCCGAGTCAAACGGCTTTACTTGGATCGAGGGTTCTATAGTGTCCCTGTCATCCGTTGGCTGAAGGCATTGCAGATTCCCTTCCTGATGCCTGCGGTGATTCGGGGCAAAACTGGAGGAACCCGTCAACTGCTAAGGGGACGGCGCAGCTACCAGACACCCTACACCCTCAACAGTCCCCAGTATGGTTCGGTCAGCTGTCAGATGCGGGTCATTTGTAACTATTACAAAGGGCTCAAGGGCAAGCATGGGATTCAATACACTGTCTATGTGCTGCATCGGGTGAAGGTTGCCCTGCACCAGACCCATCGGCATTACAGAGACCGTTTTGGCATTGAAACCAGTTACAGGATCAAGAACCAGTGTCGCATCCGCACCACGAGTAAAAATCCTGTAACCCGCTTTCTGTTTGTCGCTCTAGCGTTTGTCCTAGTCAATCTTTGGGTGTATTTGCTGTGGTTCTTTATCAGTTGGACACAACGAGGAGGGCGAGTGGTTTACCGAGAACTGTTTGCCCTCAAGACAATGCTGGAATTCCTGTCCCAGGCAGTGGAGCGGCATTTTCCAGTCATCACAGCCATCTACTTACCCGCTCTGGAATGA